Sequence from the Tardiphaga sp. 709 genome:
TTCTGCACGGCTGTCAATTTAGGCGGCGCGCCACGGACCCCGTCCCCGCAAAAACGGTCGCATGGCCCCCGCGGGCCACCGCGCCAGGCAGCACGGCTGCGGTCTCCCGGCCAAATGGGGGAGCGGATGATCCCGTCCGCTGCCGGGTGGAAGGGCGCCGGAATGATCAGCGACTAGGTTTGCGGCCGCACGATCACTGTCTGGGACGTGGTGATCAGGTGCTGGAAAGTCCGAACGTCGGATCGGGGCGCGGGCAGAGCGTCGATACTTTTCCCGTTCACCGGCCACTTCTAATCGTCTATCCTTCTCGTTATATTAGGCTACACGACGCAAGGTAGAGGCCGTCCCATGGCTTTCCATATTAAAAATCCCGAGACGGACGCGTTAGCCCGGCGCGTTGCGGCGCTTAAGAATATCGGTTTGACCGAGGCCGTGCATGCTGCCTTGGCTCACGAACTTGAGCGCGAACAGGGCGCGCCGAGCTTAGTCGATCTTGGGGTACAATTCTGTCGTGATCTGAGAGCCAAGGCTGATCCGCAGAACGGTAAGCCTGCGGATAAGGCGTTCCGCGACAGCCTATATGAAGACGCCTGATGTTTATCGACGCGTCG
This genomic interval carries:
- a CDS encoding type II toxin-antitoxin system VapB family antitoxin codes for the protein MAFHIKNPETDALARRVAALKNIGLTEAVHAALAHELEREQGAPSLVDLGVQFCRDLRAKADPQNGKPADKAFRDSLYEDA